gtcgttacacttGTTGCGTGTGAGAGAGAAGGAGATTGTGTTGTGGAGTCAGTAAGCCGTGAGGGAGAGAGTTATGACTgtgagaaagagaagaagagaggaagattGCTCTTGGCCGGATGTGGGTGGATGTTGTAGAAGTGAGGATGTGGGAGATAGGACATTGAGCTTACAGCTGGGAAtggagaaagagaaggagaaggtGCAGCTGAGACAAGAGAGTGGAGAGAGTGTGTGCAGGAGTGAAGCCCCCAGCCGTCGTGTCCTGTGTGAGTGCTGCCTCCTCCCTTTTATAGATTTTGcaaaatccaaaagcctaaagAGTGCCCCCCCTCTTTTAATTCGCATAGGCTTCACGCAAGCCCACGCactctccaattttttttttttttctaaaaaattaaaagaagggCCCGAAAAATGTTGACCTTAATTCGTAGAAATAAAATGACCCCGACTCGAAAATGAAAATGACTCAATTAAAATAAAGGagactcaaatatttttttaaaaaataacttggaCTTGATTTTGAAATACCCAAGACTCAAAAATTGGGATTCAATTTTTTAAAGTACTAGGACTCCATTTAAAACACCATGACTCAGTTTAAAAATaccgagactcaatttaaaaatactagaacttagtttaaaattattcaaaacttaattttaaaataaaaggtattcaaatttaaaaatattgggattcaatttaaaaaataaataactcaATTTAAAGATAACTGGAACTCATTTTAAAGACTCATGACTCAAtcggatttttcaaaaagggtcctccaattcTTGGGATACAAAGTCGACGTAAGGTTTCCTCAAAAAGGCTtagttaaaattagggtgtctatgCATATATTTTAAAGGCATTGGCGAGTCAATACATTAAGATCTATATAGTTAAAAACCTTAAAGTTTTACTAAATTCATCAATTTGGAAGTTAGCTACAAGTTTATGGAGTAATTGTAGACTCTATgagtcatatcctgttttgataatgataaatctctttgtatcttacctgtgccAAATTCGAAAGTTTGCTTGTTCTATTTGATAAAATACGTTTTTGCAAACTTAAACCCAATCTTGGctgtgcttaatatttgaaaatatatttgttaaGATACTTTCTTAGAAGTTCAAAgtcctttgattattcatttgttgaatatattatcttgaatcaaaggtatcactctcacgtatagacaaatatatacacatttattgagagttgaaatattgcttaaccaaatctcacttgagcataaattcttatcatctgtgagtgcattgattgtattgtgtgtattggtgtacatatctgcttagtatagaagcacctttatttgtacacaaatttgaatattgttgtattcacGATGTGTGGTCGGAAGATAATTGCGCTGGCTTGTAACATGCACCGGATGGTTTAGACCCGGCTTATAAGAAAACCAAGTGTGCCTTTCTAAGGTGTTTTTGTAAAGGTTGGGATCAACCTTGTTAATCTGACCTGAGGTTTCCCTTGCCTAAtaaggaaagggtgttgtaattggtgtcgctccacctgtaagtgagctttagtggaatcctcttacttgtgagcttgaggcagggacgtaggcatagttgccgaacctcaataacatatcgtatgtCTCCACTTTAGTTTATGTACATTAAATTcttcacatgtatgttattatttatcATCTTGATTTTTTTACATGCATGCTTTGAATGATTGATAAATACTGATACTGCTATAtctgttttaaatatttgcttagTTGTATTGTGTTGGGTTTTTTCATTTGCTTAGATAGACCTTTGGTTTTGTTATACTGAATGCGAACTTAAATTGAATCtaggcaataatttttaaatacccaattcacccatcctcttgggaatacaccagccctccattattttgtgatGACAATTTCACTACTTGAAAAATTaggatgagcatatttataaaatctatggactggatgGCCTGATAGGTGACTGCTAAAGGAAATTGTGCACtgataaatgaaaatgattttagggCGATTAATTCAAATGTCATGGACATTTTATATTTTGCCTTAgaatctaatatttttcatgagatcatgACATGCTCTAGCACTAAGGAAATATGgaaagtgttggcctaacatgactttcaaatctcattttgatgataacaaatgaaggttgatttaaaatgtttttttaagtgatgatatttcagggaagcttgaatgacaaagttcaaacAATCAAAAgaaaatgcaagttcaagatcaccaaggaccataaAGCCACACCCATctttaaagtgatccaaaggaagctcaagtgaaccaaaatgatcaaaagcaTGTGGAAACCTAAAGTTAACTAAGCtcaaagtctaagaggattcaaagcaaagactcatatgaagacttcaaagcttaaaGTGTTTAAGGCTTTTGGATgaatttttgtaagtacttcatgcaaaatatcatgtgaaaatgttttgaagctcattaaattgtgtcttggacttagagaccttgttttaaaaccctagaaaatgtttttataagtaaCAAAGTAAGAGAGCCAAGTATTTTTGAAAACtgaactgaaaaataaaaaatataactgttcaggcgactgaagaaaAAGCTCAAGCGCCTGAATATTttcctcaggcgactgaagaatAACTCCAAGCGCCTAAAGATTTTCCTAGAGAATTTTTGAAGAGGCGGTGTAACCTCAGAcgactgacccttgtcacctcaggCGCTTGACCTTGTTTTCAGTTAAAATTTCACAGTTTTAAGGAACCTCAGGCGACTAATCCCGAGACCTTAGGcacctgaacactgttaacgactatattttttaaaagttttaaaattcaaatttaagtttcttgtgccccaaattttgtaaaaacttggaaaacactccaagtaaacttgtgCACCACGAATTAACCTTTTTGAGCCTGtaataaatacatgttttctttAATCAAACTCACACCaaacaattgaaaatctgctctcaagctaaaagctctcttgttctctcaaagttctcttttgCTCAATCTTTCAAACTGAATTGCTGAGTTATTCTGAAGTACTGATTATTCTTCTTTGAGCTCTAAACATCTGAATTGCTAATTCCTATCTAGAGAAGAAATCCGATGAatttgttcttgagcttcaatactatttcttttgatatatgttGTTGAAATATATaatgctttcaattgtactaactagctctattaGAGAGCATTTTTGGtacaaaaaaaattgtttcttGACGGTTCCGgtgattggatcgttgtaaccgagtgtggggtattgcttagagagggggctccacgctaaaggagggttgtaatcaGTTTGTTCCGCCCACCAAGGAatgtgttagtggaatccttaggtggtcttgcctaaggcgaggacgtaggctggggataaaccGAACCACATAAAAAATCTTGATCTCACTCTTGACCTTTTTGTATTTAATTTCAACATATACAACTTGTGTTTCAAAGTGTAGGATTGCTAAAAACTAAGATTGAGAAGAcattttaatctaagaaagtacgttggttaatattttgcggaaacctttaagggagtacattgattaaccgcttgtggaaatcttgattaaaagaagcgctTAAAAAATCATTCACATAGGGCTATAAACTGAAATTTGGCAAACGCTAAAATTTAAAAGTGTTGCAAGCTTTCACAATTTGGTTAAGCTTTAATTGGTTGATTGTTCGTTGattggtttgtgattgatattgaagtattgattgtgaTTGGTTTGATTAAGTATTTAACTTCAAAACAATCCTTGtaagtttacaaaaggttgaaaatatgtaaaaatatgaaattaagaatagcttcccaagagggggggtgaattggattctaaaaatttcttttaatttctttcaaGTTACCTtgaacttcttttatttattttaaccaattcttgacttgtttgtttaatattttaattaattaagaactTAGTgcttttattcaatcaataacaccaccaatcaatcaaacacaaacaaacattcaatcttcaactacactttgaaagtagaaacaattaatcaattaatcacaatttccaaatcAATATACCCAAtctttatttatcaaatataagttcactgtagcattattaaattgatgaaatcattcaagatttagtactcttggaatacaaacactatccaatcaatctcaagcttttataccattcaatcacaatataccttttgttgtcagccttggatatgaaattgtaagccctgtatatatggttttacttcttcaataggatgtgcaatataacatttaatcaacacaatatctacactcttctcaatatttagaactcaactaaactcttggtaaatttatctttgggatgttaaccaagtaacgtactcccgtatggtttctgcaagatatggtgtaaccaacgtactcccttttggttttcgcaacccaaatcaaaattaaaccataagtttgtttgatttccaaatatatgtagtttatatgattttcaaatttaaaccatccacgcaattttaaatatgctctgaaaataaagagtaagggaaagagagaatgaaacggagatttttacgaggttcggcttatacccagcttacgtcctcgcctttggcaaacaaccaaaggattcactaattcagtcccattgatgggtggaacaataccgattacaacactccttggttaaggctagagcccgccttctccaaacaatattccctcgttcggtaactgcttacataggctagagcctgcctctctaagcaatgtccttttgcttagccaacgatccaaacaaccctcggaacgtcaaagaactataagaaacacaagataagatctgcttacaaatatactctctcaaagagcaagttagtacaatttcagcactatatactttgaatgtaaaatatcaatatgaaatataatgaaactcaagtgtagaattcaccaatatccttcttagaagaggattagtagtaggaactcagaagaggaaggattagcacttcagaagatctcagcaaaagagatttacaatgagtgaacaagagagctttggaagaacaagagtgctttcagcttctcaaaatagatttttcaattcttggatgtattttgatttgcaaaaccatgtatttataggctttcaaacttgtttctatgttgctaaagtttccttagagagtttctcaagttgttagaaaatttggagctcaaaatggctatattttaaaatattagaatttaaaaattttcccgttgaacagtgttcagatgactgaagtctcaggttcagtcgcctgaagttttATAAGACTGTAATTTTCAAAGTCAGTACAGGTTCAGGCGCTTGAACtcacagggtcagtcgcctgaggttgtTCTCTCTGCCGTTTAAGTGCCTGAAGTTCTGCCGTGAATAGTGTTTAGTTGCCTGATAGATTTGACTCCACttcaatgttttggccataactttttctgtataactataaattaggtgttcttggtgtcaaaagaaatataatagaaaatcctacaactttcatgttgaacaaattttaaaataaggaagTTTTGAGAGTGAAacatgcacctcaatgcggatgtataaaaactgacagcatttggaaaaactctttttggtgtttttcattccaaaaatgattctaacatttttaaaataatttttgaccttataaaaatatttttcaggtattttaaaaggtatttaagtccaagaagttaacctaagagtttcataatatttcaaacgatgtttaaacattaaagtacttacataaagacttctaattCTCATTCTAGGtttttgagtcttcatgctttgtccttggattgagtccatcttttcttcaagctttcatattctttgaactttcttacttttcctttctttgactctttttactttaatattccttggcttttaataactcattcatgtcctcataatcttctgaatttaacatatcatctttaaatccatgctttgactcatttaagcttcatttgatccttatgagcactttgaccttgctttctcatatatgagtcctaaaatatcattactcacacaaatacattaaatttcacttgtttgttagcatcaaaacaagataacaagattttaagccttataaggccaacaaaacacttaaaaaaattttataaacccaattcactctTGCTCgtgggactacaccttgactttcaattggcACCAAAGCCTAGTAGCAAATCCTAATTAGAAGCTCAAAGACTCTCCAGCTCAATTGATAGCTGAGCCCAACCGGTACATAAAAACCAATAAGAATTTTTGTACAATAAAATGCTTCTACAACTAAGCAGGAATGTAAAACAATAAAGATCTTAAAATTCACTCTCTAATGATATAAAATAAGCTTAGCAAAagtaagggtgcttttctaaaaagcatatttttcaatctttgaaagatgatgtatatataaatgcttcaaatattttaccctaataaaaatttttcccaaaaaatatttttcaaagaataataggagaacctagggtttgcttccAAAGAGTTTTTACACAAATAAAACCATTTGatctttgattaaaaatgaagtaTGCAATGAGTATCTCAAAGATTTTCAAATTCTCAAATGaaatctctaaaaatattttcaaaataaagtatatgagattttagaGTTTTAACTCAAAAAGGGATTTGTGTAATAAAAAGCAAGATGAGCTTATAAGTCTTGCAATGGAAGTGCAAAAGATTCAAAAGAAAGAAGatggtttttcccaaaaaatatttatctagaAAAATGTATGGGAAAAACTATAAGCAactctcaaaaattgattttcataaataaggaatggatgagagtattatgctttgaataaaaatgagTGTCCAAGAATAAAATGCTCTCTTCAAAAAGATTTCTCaaggaaaaataaagagagaatgagagtataaaattttacccgaaatttttttttgaaataaaagtgcatgggggaactttgattaaaaaaaattaaagaggattttgaaaataatcaaaaaTACTAATCAAAGATATgaagggagtatatatagatttctgaaaaatttgaccgttggagacacgcttgatatttttaaattattgaattaaaaaattaaacgtGATTAGCACTAAAAAATAATTagaacccaagaggtttggtcgaccggtgctagTGCTGGTCAACTGACCACACACAGCAACTTTAATTTTCCAATaaagggtttcgatcgaccagtcGGCTAAGGTCTAGGGCTGGTCTATCGGGCTTGAGGGCCTTTTTGAACAAATTTGGCCGGTTAGCCGAGGTATGTAGATCTGGCCTAAGTAAGAAGGCCAGTCGGCTGAGGACTTTATGTATAAAACAGGTCGGTCAATCGTGGtcattaaaatttcaattttgccCTCACATCatggtcggtcaactgaggcTTTTAAAACTAGAGaaagtcggtcgaccgaggacagTCAAAAAACCAAATTTTAGCCCTATTTTAACCCAAAATGATTTAAAtcctttttgtatgattttagtttttatgaaaatgatttttcatgaaaatgttgGGTACCTTAAGGTCTGTTTATGGTCATTCTAAGTTTTGCAATCATATCATATAAGAcctgcattattacaaaccaaatataaaaactaaatgcaatacaaattaaaatagatgtcttcttctttttctttactcTTCAGTCATCATGGAATATACCAGATCGTATAAGCTTTAAGTCCTTCAGACTTTCATTTccgttcccttatgtgtgtgttaaattaatgaacttgttcacatgctagatacacacataagaaacttatactttgtcaacatcaaaataaggaccagactcaaaaagtcaacaacgtCCTACTTGTGTGTgaacctcattttttttttcttaaatctttttacattattattttaacCCTTTAGCTTATTATTTGTTTTGGAATTTCTTGACACCATAAGTGATagtttgatttcttgtgttttaattaatgctttcatatttctcatTGTCTCTGTGAATTCATCTTAGGACTCGCCCTTGTATTACTTTGACAATTTCTATGATTTGAAATCAAAACCATTAGTTGATCAGCAACGAATGAATAGCACGGGAACGATGGCACGACAACAACGAGAACGATGAGAGAACAACACGAGAACGACGACGACGGATGAACATTCACAGAGCAATTGCAAAAGGTCGTAGCATGATGGCGGTCAAATGCTTCGCCACCGACAGCAGCCATAGCACGACGACGGTGGTGGGGCGGGGGGGATTGCAGAACAACCGAAAATTGCAAACTAGAAATTTCAGGGAAACTCTGGTGGACTCACCTAATCACACTACTCTAAGAATCAGCGCGCGAGCATGCAAGAACCAACATGTGAGTGACGATGACTAGTGGTAACCAAGCGACCTGTGATGGCGATGGCGACGGCGACGGCCCAATGCAAAACTCAGTGTTTAGCTGACTCTGATACCGTGATAACATTCATGATCCaatgtaaagagagagagagagagagagagagagagagagagagagattcaattGCAAAAAGAGGGTTGTTGCATACAGGCAAGCAAAAATTATATCATTGAATACAATTATACCTAATTaataaacctaaccctaataaTGATAGACTAAAGTACTTGtacttaaatatatttattatctaACATGTTCGATTTACTTTAGTTAATCGAATTACCCAAATTAAATTTTGTTTAGCTAAGGGTTTGATTAAGGCCCTCAAGGCTTCCTAGTGAATCGAATTTCTTGAGTGAGTTCGGTTAATTCATCGAATTCACCATACTAATTGATTGCTCTACCCTATTTATAATGCTACTGAGGAGTGAGACTATTATCCAATGAAGGAAGACCATGATAGTGTGTAAGGTTTccaaaaatgggaaaaaaaaaaaaaaaaagaatttgagTCATCGAtcatataacaatacataaataaaatgaaatattgaaAACATGTCACATGTCTTGGGTGATAAGTTAGTTAATGAAATATTAAAGGAATTAGTGCCCCTTAACAAACCATGGTTTCAATCCACCAAGTCAAGTTTCTCTACAATGGAAGATTCAAAACTCATTGAAAGACCCACCACATATCATGTGATTAATCTCAGGTACACGTTGTCAATTTAGCCctgaaaatttataaaaataaaagttattaaAGCAAACAAATAATATTTGATTGCAAATCATAATTgtaatattatattatgattggactaaggttaaaaaaaaaaaaaaaaagtattcacTCACAAGCATTTAACAAGTTAAACTCAAATTCTAGTCTTCAAATCTCAAAGTTATCTAAGACAAAATGCAATAACTTGTGCATAAGTGGATTATTAACATAACAAGTTGACCCTGTGACCTTTAATCACAAATGGTAGGTTTAGGAATTAGGGCAATGATTAGTAGATTAAAGTCCTAATTAATATTTATCGTTGAGTAACAAAGAAAGCCAACAATACTAATTATTAAGATTGCTCTAATCAAAATCACAGCCAAAAATCAAGCAATTTATTATTGTGTTTGAATTTTTAGGCAGCAGAGCATGTGATTAATATTTTAGCACCTTCCTTTTGTTCGTTCCTATAAAATCGAATTGAAGATAAGAGGCATTTACTTTCGTATATAGAAAAGCATTAATTAAAAAAGAAGTTTGAATAATAGAGAGCGGATAAAGATAAAGGCAGAGGGAAAACTGGAAAAAGAAAAGCGAAAGGGTAGAGGGAGAGGGAGCACGTCAGGGGCACACGGCCCCACCTTCTTTAAGACACGTCCGTCCCCGAGAAATTCCCTCCTAAAGTCGCACGCCTCTTCTCccccaccctctctctctctctctctcgctgtaAATCAGAAGTCGCCTTTACACATCAAATCTCCATTACCCACCTCTGCAGTTATGGCCTTCGTCGCTCTGTTTTCCCACCAACACCCCCTCTTCTTCCTCCACCACTACCTCACCTCCTATCTCTCTGTTTCTCTCCTTTTTCGGGCAAGAATCTCTCTGTCAATATCGCAAACCACCTAAAATCGAATTCGCAGGCAGATGGGTTATCTCTCTTGCAATGCAGAGGCTGCTATTGCCACCTGCGATCCCTACAACTGGGACcggaaaaagaaacaaaaaaatcgAAATAGAGCAGCTGACAAACCTTTCGAGATCAGGGAGTTCTCCACTGCCGAGCTCGAATCCGCCTCCAACGGTTTCTCCGCGGAGAGCTTCCTCGGTAAAGGCAGTCACGGCAGAGTGTACAGAGCCGTTCTCGACGGCGGACGCCTCGTCGCCGCCGTCAAAAGGACCACCCGATCCAAACCCCACAAAAGCAATCAGAATATCCACAATCCGGCGGAGAACGAGATCGAGATCCTCTCGAGGGTTCGGAATCCGAGACTGGTTAATCTGCTTGGGTTCGGCGTCGATTCGGAGGAGAAGCTGATCGTGGTCGAGTTCATGCCGAACGGGTCTCTCTACGATCAGGTTCACCGTGCTTCTAGGCCGCCCGGGTGGACCCGGCGGGTCCGGTTCGCGCTGCAGATAGCGAAAGCCGTGGAGTCGCTTCACTCGGCGAACCCGCCGGTCATTCACAGAGACATCAAGTCGTCGAACATCTTGCTCGACGAACACTGGAACGCGAAGCTCGGTGACTTCGGGCTAGCCCTGAGGGGACACGTGGAGGACGTGCGGGTCAGGTGCACGCCACCCGCGGGAACGTTAGGGTACCTCGACCCGAGCTATCTTGCGCCGGGGGATCTCAGTACCAAGAGCGACGTTTTCAGTTTCGGGATCTTGCTTCTAGAGGTGGTCAGCGGCCGGAACGCCATCGACCTGAACTACAGCCCGCCGTCACTGGTGGACTGGGCGGCGCCGCTGATCAAGCGCGGCGAGTTCGCCGCGATTTGCGACCCTCACGTCGGTCCGCCGGCGGACCCGGGCGTGATCCAGCAGCTGGCTTTGCTGGCGTCCCGGTGCGTCCGATCAACTGCGGACAAGCGGCCGTCGATGGCGGAGGTGGCGGAGTGCCTCAGAATCATCGATAAGAGGGTGCGAGCGCCGGTTTGGAACAGTGTGAGGCGGCGGGTGGAGCGCGTGAGAAATGCGTCGCCGGTGATTACGCGGGAGGTTCTCGATGGGAGTGAAGTAGTGGTGAAGGCCTCGAAAATTGGAGGCAGGAGGAGCAGGAAGGTATCCAGTGTTCCAATCCTAGAATATGGTAAGGGCGAACGGGTTTGTTTGGGCGGTGATCGGGTGGGTCGGTCGAGATCAATCGGGTACGCAGGCGAGACTAAAGTCGGGTCGGGTATAAATTTAAATGAGTGTGGGAATGGGGGACCGTCGAGTGGGGTGACGGTGAAGTTGCCAGTGGTCAGGCTGAGGAAATCGAGATCGATGGGTGCGTTGGAAAGGCCACGAATGGTGACCTGTAACAATGATAAGGTTGTGATTCGGGTCGTGAAAGGCCCACGTCTTGAGGAACTCGACGGGCGCAAATTGTTGGCGAGTGTCAAGAGAGCGCCCAAGAAGGAGGCGCatgagggagagggagagggagagggagattTGATGGGAATTGAATGGAGAAGATGAGGGTAATTCTATGTTGTAGCAttatatatttattcattttagggaaaaaaaaaatgcactttTATGATGTAGCATCCCATGGAGTGGTGAGTGTTTTATAAAAACATTAATATCTAAATGAAATAAATTCAATTGTATCACAGTAGGTGGAATAGATATATAGATTTACATCCAGTTGGCTTTCATTAAGTTGGTAAATTTTCCACAACTCAGTTACCAATTTAGGAAATTTGATTTTCGTTAAAAAATATTCTAACGGTCCATGACCATCTATCTCACTGTTTGAATGTAGTCGGTCGGTGCTGAATTACTTTGGTGTCAAGAAAATTGATTTATGAAAGTCCGTACATCATATTTATATCAACTTTCCATAAGTTGATTTTTATATACCACTGAGTGAACGGAGTCCATGCTACATTACTTCGATGTCAAGGAAATCGACTTCTGCAAATTCGGTACAACATGTGTAAATTAACTTTTCGTAAGTCGGTTCTGTGTATAGAAACCAACTTATGGAAAGTCAAGTTCTTCTCCCTTCTCGTTTTTTCCTCGTTTGCGAGAGTCCTCCTCAATCTCCTTCCCGCTGCTGCCTCTGCGCTCCCTTCTCCCAAGTCTCTCATCCAAGAGTCATTTAACTATTGTTAGTGAACATTTTCATTGGGAAAATTTCCCTTAATCTTCAAATTAGGTAATCCAAAAAAATCTCTTCTCTCTCAATTTGAAGTTGAAGTTTTCTTTGATTTTGTATTGACTGTTATACTATGAGCAAACGTTTGGAATTTAAGTTTTGATTTCTTGTATTGGTTTCATTGTTATTAAGATATTTTATGATTATGGTATATTtgtgtttatatattttttgaaattaggGTTTATGTATGTGAAAAAAGATTTGTTTGTTATTATTGTGATTTAatcattatatttattattatgttgta
The sequence above is a segment of the Malania oleifera isolate guangnan ecotype guangnan chromosome 8, ASM2987363v1, whole genome shotgun sequence genome. Coding sequences within it:
- the LOC131162728 gene encoding serine/threonine-protein kinase-like protein At3g51990 yields the protein MGYLSCNAEAAIATCDPYNWDRKKKQKNRNRAADKPFEIREFSTAELESASNGFSAESFLGKGSHGRVYRAVLDGGRLVAAVKRTTRSKPHKSNQNIHNPAENEIEILSRVRNPRLVNLLGFGVDSEEKLIVVEFMPNGSLYDQVHRASRPPGWTRRVRFALQIAKAVESLHSANPPVIHRDIKSSNILLDEHWNAKLGDFGLALRGHVEDVRVRCTPPAGTLGYLDPSYLAPGDLSTKSDVFSFGILLLEVVSGRNAIDLNYSPPSLVDWAAPLIKRGEFAAICDPHVGPPADPGVIQQLALLASRCVRSTADKRPSMAEVAECLRIIDKRVRAPVWNSVRRRVERVRNASPVITREVLDGSEVVVKASKIGGRRSRKVSSVPILEYGKGERVCLGGDRVGRSRSIGYAGETKVGSGINLNECGNGGPSSGVTVKLPVVRLRKSRSMGALERPRMVTCNNDKVVIRVVKGPRLEELDGRKLLASVKRAPKKEAHEGEGEGEGDLMGIEWRR